The following proteins are co-located in the Myroides profundi genome:
- a CDS encoding methylglyoxal synthase has translation MEIAIVAHDAKKKEMLEFIKKNREILSSEGISLIGTGTTGSMAEDAGFKVKRMLSGPLGGDAQIAARVAEGKTSMVLFFKDPLGKHPHEPDINMLLRVCDVHNVPLATNEASAQLLLNAISTIK, from the coding sequence ATGGAAATAGCAATTGTAGCACACGATGCTAAGAAGAAAGAAATGTTAGAGTTTATCAAAAAAAACAGAGAAATTCTATCAAGTGAAGGAATATCATTGATTGGTACAGGGACTACAGGAAGTATGGCTGAGGATGCAGGTTTTAAAGTGAAGCGTATGCTATCAGGACCACTAGGAGGGGATGCTCAGATTGCTGCAAGAGTTGCGGAAGGAAAGACTTCAATGGTTTTATTCTTTAAAGACCCTCTAGGAAAACACCCACATGAGCCAGACATTAATATGTTGTTACGAGTATGTGATGTACACAATGTACCTTTGGCAACAAATGAAGCTTCAGCTCAATTGTTGTTAAACGCTATAAGTACAATAAAATAA
- a CDS encoding BadF/BadG/BcrA/BcrD ATPase family protein: protein MKIIVDSGSTKADWIFFDQNNNVITSVTSLGLNPEVITLDEFFTRVNTVPDICKNKDEVKELYFYGSGCGSDRTKNIVKRFAEDYFANCKNINVHEDTYAAIYATVGKGEEGIVCINGTGSNVSYFDGNKVYQRIESLGFMAMDDCSGSALGRLIIKSFFLKMMPKELADLFKSKYDVDADVVKYNFYKKENPNAYMASFLPFLIEHKDKTFFKDMIKEQITFFINHYIKNNPEYSTVPVHFVGSVAYFLQDEFRELLADHNIQVGKIIQKPLDGLIEYHK from the coding sequence ATGAAAATAATCGTCGATAGTGGTTCCACTAAGGCTGATTGGATTTTCTTTGACCAGAATAATAATGTTATAACTTCGGTGACTAGTTTAGGACTAAATCCCGAAGTTATTACTTTAGATGAGTTCTTTACCCGCGTTAATACAGTGCCTGATATCTGTAAGAATAAAGACGAGGTTAAGGAACTTTATTTTTATGGTTCAGGGTGTGGGTCTGATCGTACAAAAAATATCGTTAAAAGATTTGCTGAAGATTACTTTGCGAATTGTAAAAACATTAATGTCCACGAAGATACTTATGCTGCTATTTACGCGACTGTAGGAAAAGGAGAGGAAGGAATAGTTTGTATTAATGGTACAGGATCTAATGTCTCTTATTTTGATGGAAATAAAGTATATCAGAGAATAGAGTCCTTAGGTTTTATGGCTATGGATGATTGTAGTGGAAGTGCACTCGGTAGATTGATAATCAAGAGTTTCTTTTTAAAAATGATGCCTAAAGAATTAGCAGATTTATTTAAAAGTAAATACGATGTAGATGCTGATGTAGTGAAGTACAATTTTTATAAGAAAGAAAACCCTAATGCTTATATGGCTTCCTTTTTGCCATTTTTAATAGAGCATAAGGATAAAACTTTTTTTAAAGATATGATCAAAGAACAAATTACTTTCTTTATAAATCATTATATCAAGAATAATCCTGAGTATAGCACAGTGCCAGTTCATTTTGTTGGTTCTGTAGCTTATTTTTTACAAGACGAGTTTAGAGAGCTATTAGCAGATCATAATATTCAAGTAGGGAAAATAATTCAAAAACCATTAGACGGATTAATCGAATATCATAAATAG